A region from the Rhodamnia argentea isolate NSW1041297 chromosome 7, ASM2092103v1, whole genome shotgun sequence genome encodes:
- the LOC115740561 gene encoding uncharacterized protein LOC115740561: MAAISRSIGKRLSPQTQIFTPSASSVAHSRRNAHSSSSAPEKNPEEVATANEKNPDDPVPQNVVPHEVIQIQIQSEEYWVPHPKTGVFVPPSDCNPSEPEPEPEPEESVLEQEAWYRPTDMEDLEKPISLQVEESGTREGDGNSTSRRVVQGDCT, from the exons ATGGCCGCCATTTCCAGGAGCATCGGCAAGCGACTCTCCCCTCAGACTCAGATATTCACTCCCTCTGCTTCTTCTGTCGCTCATTCCAG GAGAAATGCGCACTCCTCCTCCTCAGCGCCTGAGAAGAATCCTGAAGAAGTGGCTACGGCGAATGAGAAGAATCCCGATGACCCAGTCCCGCAAAATGTGGTTCCCCATGAAGTGATTCAGATCCAGATTCAATCTGAAGAATACTGGGTTCCCCACCCGAAAACCGGGGTTTTCGTTCCTCCTTCTGATTGCAACCCGagcgagcccgagcccgagcccgagcccgaggaGTCGGTGCTGGAGCAGGAGGCCTGGTATCGCCCGACTGATATGGAGGACCTGGAGAAGCCCATCAGCCTCCAAGTCGAAGAATCTGGAACGAGGGAGGGAGACGGCAACTCGACAAGTCGCAGAGTAGTGCAAGGCGATTGTACATAG
- the LOC115740541 gene encoding uncharacterized protein LOC115740541 has protein sequence MSSGVVAAGASSSCGAAAIARNITPHSSPNRYQKTAFQGLSLHEAKKGGSSALFAVANNNRSSTANVVSRKGLEISARTAGASKTIEAEVDKPLGLTLGQKSGGGVVITAVDRGGNAAKAGLKAGDQVLYTSSFFGDELWPADKLGFTKTAIQAKPDSIYFVVSRGAEVDVKRLPKRPAPPRFGRKLTEAQKARATHICLDCGYIYALQKPFDEQPDSYGCPQCQAPKKRFARYDVNTGKAIGGGLPPIGVIIGLVGGVGAVGALLLYGLQ, from the exons ATGTCGTCGGGTGTGGTCGCAGCaggtgcttcttcttcttgcggCGCCGCCGCCATCGCTCGCAACATCACTCCCCACTCCTCTCCCAATCGTTACCAG AAGACTGCTTTTCAAGGCCTCAGTCTGCATGAAGCCAAGAAGGGTGGTTCATCGGCTCTCTTCGCTGTCGCGAATAATAATCGCAGCTCCACTGCCAATGTAGTGAGCAGGAAAGGGCTTGAGATCAGCGCGAGAACCGCGGGAGCTTCCAAGACCATCGAGGCTGAGGTGGACAAGCCTCTCGGCCTCACTCTCGGTCAAAAGTCTGGTGGTGGTGTTGTCATCACT GCAGTGGATCGGGGAGGGAATGCGGCAAAAGCAGGGCTTAAAGCTGGAGACCAGGTGCTGtacaccagcagcttctttGGTGATGAGCTTTGGCCTGCTGATAAGCTTGGATTCACGAAAACCGCCATCCAAGCAAAGCCTGATTCCATTTACTTTGTTGTTAGCAG AGGTGCAGAAGTAGATGTTAAGCGGTTACCAAAGCGCCCTGCTCCTCCCCGATTTGGGAGGAAGTTGACTGAGGCTCAAAAG GCTAGAGCCACTCACATCTGCCTAGATTGTGGATACATATACGCCTTGCAGAAGCCGTTTGATGAGCAG CCGGACTCATACGGATGCCCTCAGTGTCAAGCACCGAAGAAAAGGTTTGCCAGGTACGACGTGAACACTGGGAAAGCAATTGGTGGCGGGTTGCCTCCAATTGGGGTTATCATAGGTCTGGTGGGTGGTGTTGGTGCAGTTGGAGCTTTGCTTCTTTATGGTCTTCAGTAA